Proteins co-encoded in one Arachis hypogaea cultivar Tifrunner chromosome 13, arahy.Tifrunner.gnm2.J5K5, whole genome shotgun sequence genomic window:
- the LOC112792579 gene encoding uncharacterized protein: MPTSILPSQNGNTRTTKMSSRQRPLHACGVSMIAMAEIAIGKTQNVNGPLGANLRRIIAKLSRSTTPLIYAMQCQLLAILSFMDDHIITAEKISEKVFPSSAVAFDKVDELVLIIASMPEKFDGAVNKVLAVIHKVPLLERAMTLFISMLNGFASILDHYWGRGDSIRTKEKTIGVDSSSSSGYISLENFPPILEAEIKGTHDKKAAAVLPSCAKGSYKQALLESGNKERNNPHDDDDEKEVDGGELCEVSEEGEKKQDDRRSEVEENDKCESNKGGDVLLKLFDSWLMNPGRF; this comes from the exons ATGCCTACATCCATTCTCCCTTCCCAA AACGGAAACACAAGAACCACAAAAATGAGTTCAAGGCAACGTCCATTACATGCATGTGGAGTTTCCATGATAGCAATGGCAGAAATTGCGATTGGAAAAACCCAGAATGTCAATGGTCCATTGGGTGCAAACTTGAGAAGGATAATTGCAAAACTTTCGAGATCCACCACACCCCTTATTTATGCAATGCAATGCCAATTGCTAGCCATACTATCCTTCATGGATGATCACATCATAACAGCAGAGAAAATCTCCGAGAAAGTGTTCCCATCCTCTGCGGTGGCCTTCGACAAAGTCGATGAACTAGTCCTAATCATAGCCTCCATGCCAGAGAAATTTGATGGGGCAGTGAACAAGGTCCTAGCAGTGATCCACAAAGTGCCATTGCTAGAACGGGCAATGACCCTTTTCATATCAATGTTGAATGGTTTTGCTTCTATCTTGGATCATTATTGGGGCCGTGGAGATTCAATAAGAACAAAGGAGAAAACCATAGGtgttgattcttcttcttcttctggatACATTTCCTTGGAGAACTTTCCTCCTATATTGGAGGCCGAAATCAAAGGGACTCACGACAAGAAGGCAGCGGCAGTGTTGCCTAGTTGCGCAAAAGGGTCTTACAAGCAGGCATTACTGGAGAGTGGTAACAAAGAAAGGAACAATccacatgatgatgatgacgagaaGGAGGTTGATGGaggtgaattgtgtgaagttagTGAAGAAGGGGAAAAGAAGCAAGATGATAGAAGAAGTGAAGTTGAAGAGAATGATAAGTGTGAAAGTAACAAGGGTGGTGATGTTCTTTTGAAATTGTTTGATTCATGGCTCATGAACCCAGGTCGTTTCTAG